In a genomic window of Methylovirgula sp. 4M-Z18:
- the trmB gene encoding tRNA (guanosine(46)-N7)-methyltransferase TrmB codes for MSEEPSAPLRSTLHGRRKGKPLRRHQTQLMADLLPQVAVPVAAPIADPATLFPPHVTDLWLEIGFGGGEHLGLEAARHPHTGFFGCEPFVNGVAKALALIEEHDLDNIRLHPGDAGELIDALPDASLSGIYILYPDPWPKRRQRKRRFVSDDMLRRLARVLKPGCELRFATDIDDYAGWVLARIQRSADFVWLAQSAQDWLQPWPHWQSTRYEEKARREGRASAYLTFVRR; via the coding sequence GTGTCCGAAGAGCCTTCCGCCCCGCTTCGTTCGACCCTGCACGGGCGCCGCAAGGGCAAGCCGTTGCGGCGGCATCAGACGCAACTGATGGCGGACTTGCTGCCGCAGGTCGCCGTGCCCGTCGCGGCGCCGATCGCCGATCCGGCCACGCTGTTTCCCCCTCACGTCACCGACCTGTGGCTTGAAATCGGCTTTGGCGGCGGCGAGCATCTGGGGCTCGAGGCGGCGCGTCATCCGCACACCGGCTTCTTCGGCTGCGAGCCTTTCGTCAACGGCGTCGCCAAGGCGCTGGCGTTGATCGAGGAGCACGATCTCGACAATATCCGCCTGCATCCGGGCGATGCCGGGGAGCTCATCGACGCGCTGCCCGACGCTTCGCTCAGTGGAATCTACATCCTCTATCCCGACCCCTGGCCGAAACGCCGCCAGCGCAAGCGCCGGTTCGTCTCCGACGATATGCTGCGCCGTCTCGCGCGGGTGCTGAAGCCGGGCTGCGAATTGCGCTTTGCCACCGATATCGACGATTACGCCGGCTGGGTTTTGGCGCGCATCCAGCGGTCGGCGGATTTCGTGTGGCTGGCCCAAAGCGCGCAGGATTGGCTGCAGCCCTGGCCGCATTGGCAATCCACCCGCTACGAGGAAAAGGCCCGCCGCGAGGGCAGGGCGTCGGCTTACCTGACGTTTGTGCGGCGGTAA
- the metK gene encoding methionine adenosyltransferase — translation MARQNYLFTSESVSEGHPDKVCDRISDEVVDLFFKEAIKAGMDPAQVRVACETMATTNRVVIAGEVRTSLDEKTLKSKVKSAARRAIKAIGYEQDGFHWKKAKIDVLLHAQSADIAQGVDSNGNKDEGAGDQGIMFGYACRETPELMPAPIYYSHKILEVLTKARHAKEGEAAKLGPDAKSQVTIKYENGKPVGVTQIVLSTQHLDDSLTSDDVRRIVEPYIRATLPEGWITDETAWHVNPTGKFVIGGPDGDAGLTGRKIIVDTYGGAAPHGGGAFSGKDPTKVDRSAAYAARYLAKNVVAAKLADRCTIQLSYAIGVAKPLSIYVDTHGTGKVDEAKLEQALMQAMDLSPRGIRNHLALNRPIYARTSSYGHFGRKHMRDGGFSWEKTDLADQIKALCA, via the coding sequence TTGGCGCGCCAGAATTACCTTTTTACCAGCGAATCCGTGTCTGAAGGTCATCCCGACAAGGTTTGCGACCGCATTTCCGACGAAGTGGTGGATCTGTTCTTCAAAGAAGCGATCAAGGCGGGCATGGACCCGGCCCAGGTGCGCGTCGCCTGCGAGACCATGGCGACGACCAACCGCGTCGTGATCGCCGGCGAGGTCCGCACCTCGCTCGATGAAAAGACGCTGAAAAGCAAGGTGAAATCCGCTGCCCGCCGGGCGATCAAGGCGATCGGCTACGAGCAGGACGGCTTCCACTGGAAGAAAGCGAAGATCGACGTGCTCCTGCACGCCCAGTCGGCCGATATCGCGCAAGGCGTCGATTCCAACGGCAACAAAGACGAGGGCGCAGGCGACCAGGGCATCATGTTCGGCTATGCCTGCCGCGAAACGCCGGAGCTGATGCCGGCGCCGATCTATTATTCGCACAAGATCCTGGAAGTCCTGACCAAGGCCCGTCATGCCAAGGAAGGCGAGGCGGCCAAACTCGGCCCCGACGCCAAGAGCCAGGTTACGATCAAATATGAAAACGGCAAGCCGGTGGGCGTCACCCAGATCGTGCTGTCCACCCAGCATCTCGATGACAGCCTGACCTCGGATGATGTGCGCAGGATCGTCGAGCCCTATATCCGTGCGACCCTGCCCGAAGGCTGGATCACCGACGAGACCGCCTGGCACGTCAATCCGACCGGCAAATTCGTGATCGGCGGTCCGGACGGCGATGCAGGCCTCACCGGCCGCAAGATCATCGTCGATACTTACGGCGGCGCGGCGCCCCACGGCGGCGGCGCATTCTCGGGCAAGGACCCGACCAAGGTCGACCGTTCGGCGGCCTATGCGGCGCGCTACCTCGCCAAGAATGTCGTGGCGGCCAAGCTCGCGGACCGCTGCACCATTCAATTGTCCTACGCTATCGGCGTCGCCAAGCCGCTGTCGATCTATGTCGACACGCACGGCACCGGCAAGGTGGACGAAGCCAAGCTCGAACAGGCGCTGATGCAGGCGATGGACCTGTCGCCGCGCGGCATCCGCAACCATCTGGCGCTGAACCGTCCGATCTATGCGCGCACCTCGTCCTACGGCCATTTCGGCCGCAAGCACATGCGCGACGGCGGCTTCTCGTGGGAGAAGACCGACCTCGCCGATCAGATCAAGGCGCTCTGCGCTTAA
- the lnt gene encoding apolipoprotein N-acyltransferase: MSRPADIMPAARSPIAPDRPAIPVPLRRLLLGAAPAWRRFLFAFASGASGALAMAPVNFFPIMIVALGAAVWLIDGAVDENPAFSGPALRRVAVLGWFWGFGYFVAGLWWLGAAFLVDAAQWAWALPLGVVGLPAVLAFFPALGFVLARLLWSRTPARILALSAGLGTTEYLRGHILTGFPWNLLGMALCGRDDLSQFASIVGIDGMTFLAIAIFAAPATWTDRGSVRGRLKLPTVFAAFALLGLGLFGFVRLPDGPAATVPNVRLGLIQPNLTDDDYFRPENAGEIIDNYLALSQKTFEAPANAPSFTPATHVIWPESAFPLILSRNPEALQQIDSGLPDDMPLITGAARQGEKLPGAQYPQYFNALQVVRNGEIVDSYDKVHLVPFGEYLPADFLLRAIGLTQFVHQIGGFSAGQERHLLHAPGLPPIAPLICYEAIFSGAVMPQGEVGERPGLFLNVSNDSWFGRTWGPYQHLAQARLRSVEEGIPLVRVANTGVSAVADAYGRILAQSKLGEEAALNVALPTALPRTPFSRQGPVFIALIWLVALAGAVIGVLARRAGNAAQSVL; this comes from the coding sequence ATGTCGCGGCCCGCGGACATCATGCCGGCCGCAAGGTCGCCCATCGCGCCGGACAGGCCGGCCATCCCCGTGCCGCTGCGCCGCCTTTTGCTCGGTGCAGCGCCCGCTTGGCGGCGGTTTCTTTTTGCCTTCGCGAGCGGCGCGAGCGGCGCGCTCGCCATGGCGCCGGTGAATTTCTTTCCGATCATGATCGTCGCCCTCGGTGCCGCCGTCTGGCTGATCGATGGCGCCGTGGACGAAAACCCTGCGTTCTCGGGGCCGGCGCTGCGCCGGGTTGCGGTGCTCGGGTGGTTCTGGGGTTTTGGCTATTTCGTCGCCGGGCTGTGGTGGCTGGGGGCGGCGTTTCTGGTCGATGCGGCGCAATGGGCCTGGGCGTTGCCGCTCGGCGTCGTCGGACTGCCGGCGGTTCTAGCGTTCTTTCCCGCTTTGGGCTTCGTGCTGGCGCGGCTCCTGTGGTCGCGAACGCCGGCGCGCATCCTCGCGCTCAGTGCGGGCCTCGGCACGACGGAATATCTGCGCGGCCATATCCTGACCGGCTTTCCATGGAACCTCCTCGGCATGGCCTTGTGCGGGCGGGACGATTTGAGCCAGTTCGCCAGTATCGTGGGCATCGACGGGATGACTTTCCTCGCCATTGCGATTTTCGCCGCGCCGGCGACATGGACCGATCGCGGCAGCGTTCGGGGCCGGCTCAAGCTTCCGACAGTCTTCGCCGCCTTCGCGCTCCTGGGCTTGGGGCTTTTCGGTTTTGTGCGTCTGCCCGACGGGCCGGCCGCAACCGTGCCGAATGTCCGCCTCGGCCTCATCCAGCCCAACCTCACCGACGACGATTATTTCCGCCCCGAGAATGCGGGCGAGATCATCGACAATTACCTTGCCCTGTCGCAGAAGACCTTCGAGGCGCCAGCGAATGCCCCATCCTTCACGCCGGCGACCCATGTGATCTGGCCCGAATCCGCCTTTCCCTTGATTCTGTCGCGCAACCCCGAGGCGCTGCAGCAGATCGATTCCGGCCTGCCGGACGACATGCCGCTGATCACGGGGGCGGCGCGGCAGGGCGAAAAATTGCCGGGGGCGCAATATCCGCAATATTTCAATGCGCTGCAGGTGGTGCGGAACGGCGAGATCGTCGATTCGTACGATAAGGTGCATCTCGTGCCGTTCGGCGAATACCTGCCGGCGGATTTTCTGCTGCGCGCGATCGGCCTGACGCAATTCGTGCATCAGATCGGCGGTTTCAGCGCCGGGCAGGAGCGTCATCTGCTGCACGCGCCCGGCCTACCGCCGATTGCGCCGCTGATCTGCTACGAGGCGATTTTCTCCGGCGCGGTCATGCCGCAGGGAGAGGTCGGCGAGCGCCCAGGCCTGTTCCTGAATGTCTCGAACGATTCCTGGTTCGGCCGCACTTGGGGGCCGTATCAGCACCTGGCGCAGGCGCGGCTGCGCAGCGTCGAGGAGGGAATACCGCTGGTGCGTGTCGCCAATACCGGCGTTTCGGCCGTGGCCGACGCCTATGGCCGCATTCTCGCCCAGTCGAAGCTTGGCGAGGAAGCGGCCCTCAATGTGGCGCTGCCGACCGCCCTTCCGCGCACCCCGTTCTCGCGCCAGGGCCCCGTGTTCATCGCCCTGATCTGGCTGGTCGCCTTGGCCGGCGCGGTGATCGGGGTCCTCGCGCGCCGGGCGGGAAATGCGGCGCAAAGCGTTCTCTAA
- a CDS encoding YybH family protein, translating to MNTEADLTAAIQALVGDLSAALNNHDVAAFTALFSESGFLLAPSKPVIKGHADIATLWDNTLKNIQAFEFTVFNVKAFGADHARAVGRLTLRSGGQQQMIVSKYLLAAEKGDQAWKIESFIWNRVQTQGGRQAGQGQQTDQHVDGPSRIGDLYSN from the coding sequence ATGAATACGGAAGCCGACCTAACCGCGGCGATTCAGGCGCTTGTCGGCGACCTGAGCGCGGCGTTGAACAACCATGATGTCGCCGCGTTCACAGCGCTGTTTTCGGAGAGCGGGTTTCTGCTGGCGCCCAGCAAGCCGGTGATCAAAGGGCATGCCGATATCGCCACCTTGTGGGACAATACGCTGAAGAACATCCAGGCTTTCGAATTCACCGTCTTCAACGTCAAAGCCTTTGGGGCGGACCATGCCCGCGCGGTCGGGCGGCTCACGCTGCGCTCCGGCGGGCAGCAGCAGATGATCGTCAGCAAATATCTGCTGGCAGCCGAAAAGGGCGATCAGGCTTGGAAAATCGAAAGCTTCATCTGGAATCGCGTGCAGACGCAGGGCGGGCGCCAAGCCGGCCAGGGTCAACAGACGGATCAACACGTCGATGGACCGTCGCGCATCGGTGACCTCTATTCGAACTGA